A single region of the Pseudomonas granadensis genome encodes:
- the rnr gene encoding ribonuclease R → MADWQSLDPEAAREAEKYENPIPSRELILAHLADRGSPAAREQLVEEFGLTTEDQIEALRRRLRAMERDAQLIYTRRGTYAPVDKLDLILGRISGHRDGFGFLVPDDGSDDLFMSPAQMRLVFDGDRALARVSGLDRRGRREGVIVEVVSRAHETIVGRYFEEGGIGFVVADNPKIQQEVLVTPGRNANAQIGQFVEVKITHWPTPRFQPQGDVVEVVGNYMAPGMEIDVALRTYDIPHVWPEAVLKEAGKLKPEVEEKDKEKRVDLRHLPFVTIDGEDARDFDDAVYCEAKPGKLRLFSGGWKLYVAIADVSSYVKIGSALDNEAQVRGNSVYFPERVIPMLPEQLSNGLCSLNPHVDRLAMVCEMTISKSGEMTDYCFYEAVIHSHARLTYNKVSAMLETPKVAEARKLRGEYTDVVPHLKQLYALYKVLLAARHVRGAIDFETQETRIIFGSERKIAEIRPTIRNDAHKLIEECMLAANVATAEFLKKHEIPALYRVHAGPPPERLEKLRAFLGELGLSLHKGKDGPSPKDYQALLAGIKDRPDFHLIQTVMLRSLSQAVYSAENDGHFGLNYEAYTHFTSPIRRYPDLLTHRAIRSVIHSKQDTPHVRRAGAMTIPKARIYPYDEAALEQLGEQCSMSERRADEATRDVVNWLKCEFMKDRVGESFPGVITAVTGFGLFVELTDIYVEGLVHVTALPGDYYHFDPVHHRLAGERTGRSFRLGDTVEVRVMRVDLDERKIDFEMAEKTISAPIGRKKRGAETAVPAAKAAEDKAPSKSASRRPAKEKAAEAYRPSDAVAKNAELRKSREMKKALLADAKSGGKAASGGKTGRSAPEKASGGKPAKPSKHRKGPPKAGSAPAKSGGARKPKAKS, encoded by the coding sequence ATGGCCGATTGGCAGTCCCTCGATCCCGAGGCCGCTCGTGAAGCGGAAAAATACGAAAACCCTATTCCTAGCCGCGAACTGATCCTGGCGCATCTCGCCGATCGTGGTTCGCCGGCTGCCCGCGAACAACTGGTCGAAGAGTTCGGTCTGACCACCGAAGACCAGATTGAAGCCCTGCGCCGCCGTCTGCGCGCCATGGAACGCGACGCTCAACTGATCTACACCCGCCGTGGCACCTATGCGCCGGTGGACAAGCTGGATCTGATCCTCGGTCGCATCAGCGGTCACCGTGACGGTTTCGGCTTCCTGGTGCCGGACGACGGCAGCGACGACCTGTTCATGAGCCCGGCGCAAATGCGTCTGGTGTTCGATGGCGACCGTGCGCTGGCCCGCGTTTCCGGCCTCGACCGTCGCGGTCGTCGCGAGGGTGTGATCGTTGAGGTTGTGTCCCGCGCTCACGAAACCATCGTCGGTCGTTACTTCGAAGAAGGCGGCATCGGTTTTGTGGTTGCCGACAACCCGAAGATCCAGCAGGAAGTGCTGGTCACGCCGGGCCGCAACGCCAACGCGCAGATCGGTCAGTTCGTCGAGGTGAAAATCACCCACTGGCCGACGCCACGCTTCCAGCCGCAAGGCGATGTGGTCGAAGTGGTCGGCAACTACATGGCGCCGGGCATGGAAATCGATGTTGCCCTGCGTACCTACGACATTCCGCACGTCTGGCCTGAAGCCGTACTGAAGGAAGCCGGCAAGCTCAAGCCGGAAGTCGAAGAAAAAGACAAAGAGAAGCGCGTCGATCTGCGTCACCTGCCGTTCGTCACTATCGACGGCGAAGATGCCCGCGACTTCGATGATGCGGTTTACTGCGAAGCCAAGCCGGGCAAGCTGCGCCTGTTCTCCGGCGGCTGGAAGTTGTACGTGGCGATTGCCGACGTTTCCAGCTACGTGAAAATCGGCTCGGCGCTGGACAACGAAGCGCAGGTGCGCGGCAACTCGGTGTACTTCCCCGAGCGTGTGATCCCGATGCTGCCGGAGCAACTGTCCAACGGCCTGTGCTCGCTGAACCCGCATGTAGATCGTCTGGCCATGGTCTGCGAGATGACCATCTCCAAGTCTGGCGAAATGACCGACTACTGCTTCTATGAGGCGGTGATTCACTCCCACGCCCGTCTGACCTACAACAAGGTCAGCGCGATGCTGGAAACGCCCAAGGTGGCCGAAGCGCGCAAACTGCGCGGCGAGTACACCGACGTCGTACCGCACCTGAAGCAGCTTTATGCGCTGTACAAAGTGCTGTTGGCAGCCCGCCACGTACGTGGCGCGATCGATTTCGAAACGCAGGAAACCCGGATCATCTTCGGTTCCGAGCGCAAGATCGCCGAAATCCGTCCGACCATCCGCAACGATGCGCACAAGCTGATCGAGGAATGCATGCTGGCGGCCAACGTGGCCACCGCCGAATTCCTCAAGAAGCACGAAATTCCTGCGTTGTATCGCGTTCACGCCGGTCCGCCGCCGGAGCGTCTGGAAAAACTGCGCGCGTTCCTGGGCGAGCTTGGCCTGTCCCTGCACAAAGGCAAGGACGGTCCGTCACCGAAGGACTACCAGGCCTTGCTGGCGGGCATCAAGGATCGTCCGGATTTCCATCTGATCCAGACCGTCATGCTGCGCTCGCTGAGTCAGGCGGTGTACAGCGCTGAAAACGACGGCCACTTCGGCCTGAATTACGAAGCCTATACCCACTTCACTTCGCCGATCCGTCGTTATCCGGACCTGCTGACGCACCGCGCGATCCGCAGCGTGATCCATTCGAAGCAGGATACCCCGCACGTTCGCCGTGCCGGTGCGATGACCATTCCGAAGGCGCGCATCTATCCATACGACGAGGCAGCGCTGGAGCAGCTCGGCGAGCAGTGCTCGATGAGCGAGCGCCGCGCCGACGAAGCGACCCGCGACGTAGTGAACTGGCTCAAGTGCGAGTTCATGAAGGACCGCGTCGGTGAGTCGTTCCCGGGCGTGATCACCGCAGTGACCGGTTTTGGTCTGTTCGTCGAGCTGACCGACATTTATGTCGAGGGGCTGGTCCACGTCACGGCGCTGCCGGGCGATTACTACCACTTCGATCCCGTGCATCACCGTTTGGCGGGCGAGCGCACTGGGCGCAGCTTCCGTCTTGGCGATACGGTTGAAGTGCGGGTCATGCGCGTCGACCTCGACGAGCGCAAGATCGACTTCGAGATGGCGGAAAAAACCATCAGCGCGCCGATCGGCCGCAAAAAGCGGGGCGCTGAAACCGCCGTACCGGCTGCCAAGGCTGCTGAAGACAAGGCACCGTCGAAAAGCGCCAGCCGTCGTCCGGCCAAGGAAAAAGCAGCAGAAGCCTATCGCCCGAGCGATGCCGTGGCGAAAAACGCCGAGCTGCGTAAAAGCCGCGAAATGAAGAAGGCCTTGCTCGCCGATGCAAAAAGCGGTGGTAAAGCGGCGTCTGGGGGAAAGACCGGACGGTCGGCGCCTGAAAAGGCTTCCGGCGGCAAGCCAGCCAAACCGAGCAAGCACCGCAAGGGCCCGCCAAAAGCGGGTTCCGCTCCAGCCAAAAGTGGCGGAGCCCGTAAACCGAAGGCGAAGTCATGA
- the rlmB gene encoding 23S rRNA (guanosine(2251)-2'-O)-methyltransferase RlmB: MSQLEKIYGVHAVEALLRHHPKRVKQIWLAESRNDPRVQTLVELANENRVQVGQAERREMDAWVEGVHQGVVAEVSPSQVWGEAMLDELLDRTEGAPLLLVLDGVTDPHNLGACLRSADAAGALAVIVPKDKSATLTPVVRKVACGAAEVIPLVAVTNLARTLEKLQQRGLWVVGTAGEAEVSIYDQDLTGPTILIMGAEGKGMRRLTREHCDYLVNLPMAGSVSSLNVSVATGVCLFEAQRQRGAKARASRKP, encoded by the coding sequence ATGAGTCAGTTGGAAAAAATCTACGGCGTTCACGCGGTAGAAGCGTTGCTGCGTCACCACCCAAAACGCGTCAAGCAGATCTGGCTGGCGGAAAGCCGCAACGATCCACGGGTGCAGACCCTGGTTGAGCTGGCTAACGAAAATCGTGTTCAGGTCGGCCAGGCCGAGCGCCGCGAAATGGACGCCTGGGTCGAAGGCGTCCATCAAGGTGTGGTAGCGGAAGTGAGCCCGAGCCAGGTCTGGGGCGAAGCGATGCTCGACGAGTTGCTCGATCGCACCGAAGGCGCGCCGCTGCTGCTGGTGCTCGACGGCGTGACCGATCCGCACAACCTCGGCGCCTGCCTGCGCTCGGCCGATGCGGCCGGCGCGCTGGCAGTCATCGTACCGAAAGACAAGTCGGCGACTTTGACGCCCGTGGTGCGCAAAGTCGCCTGCGGTGCGGCGGAAGTGATTCCGCTGGTGGCGGTGACCAACCTCGCCCGTACGCTGGAGAAACTTCAGCAGCGCGGTTTGTGGGTGGTCGGTACGGCGGGCGAGGCCGAGGTCAGCATTTATGACCAGGACCTGACCGGCCCGACCATCCTGATCATGGGCGCCGAAGGCAAAGGCATGCGTCGCCTGACTCGCGAGCACTGCGACTATCTGGTAAACCTGCCGATGGCCGGTAGCGTCAGCAGTCTCAACGTCTCGGTCGCCACCGGCGTATGTCTGTTCGAAGCCCAGCGCCAGCGTGGCGCCAAAGCGCGCGCTTCGCGCAAGCCATAA
- the rpsF gene encoding 30S ribosomal protein S6: MRHYEIIFLVHPDQSEQVGGMVERYTKLIEEDGGKIHRLEDWGRRQLAYAINNVHKAHYVMLNVECTGKALAELEDNFRYNDAVIRNLVIRRDEAVTGQSEMLKAEENRSERRERRDRPEHEGAEGTDSDDSDNSDNADE, translated from the coding sequence ATGCGTCATTACGAAATCATCTTTCTGGTCCACCCGGATCAGAGCGAGCAAGTCGGCGGCATGGTTGAGCGTTACACCAAGCTGATCGAAGAAGACGGCGGCAAAATCCACCGTCTGGAAGATTGGGGCCGTCGTCAACTGGCCTACGCAATCAACAATGTTCACAAGGCTCACTACGTGATGCTGAACGTTGAGTGCACTGGCAAGGCCCTGGCCGAGCTGGAAGACAACTTCCGCTACAACGATGCAGTGATCCGTAACCTGGTCATCCGTCGCGACGAAGCCGTTACCGGCCAGTCCGAGATGCTCAAGGCTGAAGAAAACCGCAGTGAGCGCCGTGAGCGTCGCGACCGTCCTGAGCACGAAGGCGCCGAAGGCACCGACAGTGATGACAGCGACAACAGCGATAACGCTGACGAGTAA